The window ATCAGCTTCTACTGCGGATCCTGTCCGTTTCGCCGGCGGGGACGGCCCCCGGGGCTCTTTGATCGGAGAAAATATGAACAGGCTCGCCGCGGTCACGCTTCTCGTCGTTGGCGGCCTTGCTCTCGCGGGCGGGGGCGGCGCGTTCGCTCAGGCGGGCGCGGACACCGGCTCTCCCGCATTTTGGGGAAAGCCGACCGCCGATGGCGGGACATGCTGCCAGACTCTGGGCGAGGTGCGGGCGAACATCGATCGCATCGACGCGGCCCTCATCGCGCTCATGGCGGAGCGCGGCGCGTATGTTCATGAGGCGGCCCGGTTCAAGCAAAACCCCGAGGCGGTGGAGGACAAGGCCCGCGTCGAGGCGATCATCCGCAAGGTGCGGACGCTCGCGACCGAACGGCGGCTGAACCCTGATGTCGCGGAACAGACCTACCGCGCGATGATCGCAAAGTTCACCGAGGACGAGCGTCGCGCCGCAGCGGAGATGATGCGCGATCCCGCCGCTCAATGAGCCGAGCGTTTCGCAAAGCGCTCATCGAGGGCTGGCAGGCGATTGCGCACGGCGTCACCCTCCGCGTGCGGAACCGCGATCATCGAGATTGGCGGAGCGGACGACCAGCCGTCGCTCATTGGGCCCGATGCGTCGAACTGTTCTGGCTGAGGCGCGATCGCGGCGATCGATCACTTGCGGGCGCGGTGGAATCGACGCCGTTTGCACGTGGATCGACATCGCGTAGACTTAGCGGCGGGGAGGTCGATCGCCCGCCTCGACGCGTCCCGTGCTCAGCCCGGATAGCAGCGCGGACCAGACGCGGATAGGGTCGCCCGCGTTGTCGCTTCGTGTAAGGCGCGTCATGCCGATCCCCTTGTTTCCGATTCTTCTCGCCGTCGGGGCGGGAGCCAGCATCGTCGTCCAGCAATTCCTGAACGCGAACTTGCGCAACGCGCTGAACTCGGCCGCGTGGTCGGGCTTCGCGAGCTACTTCGTGGGCCTGCTGTGCATGACCATCCTCGCGGCGGTGCTGCGCGATCCGCTCCCCTCGGCGGCCGAGGCCGCGCGCATTCCGTGGTGGGCGTGGAGCGGCGGCCTGTTCGGCGCGACCTTCATCGGGCTGGCGATTTTCCTCGTGCCGGAACTAGGCGGCGCGACCTTCTTCGCGCTGTTGGTGACGGGCCAGATGTTCGCCTCCGTCACGCTCGACCATTTCGGCTGGCTTGGCGTCGCCGAACGTCCGATCGATCTGCCGCGCCTCGCGGGGGTGGCGCTGCTGATCGCGGGCGTCGTTCTGATCCGGCGCTGAACGTCGTCAGCGCCCCTGGAACACCGGCGCGCGTCCCTCGACGAAGGCGCGCATGCCCTCCTTCTGATCCTCGGTCTCGAACGCTTGGCGGATCGCGTCGCGCTCCGCTTGGAGGCCTGCGCTGAGCGGCGTTTCGTAGGCCGCGAGGACCGCGCGCTTGGCGTATTGCACGGAGAGGGGAGGGCGGGTGGCGATGCTCGCGGCGATGGCGAGCGCGGCGGCCTCGGCGCCGCCGTCCGGCGCCAGTTCCGAGACGAGGCCGACGGCGAGCGCGGTCGCGGCGGCGATCGGCTCGCCGGTCAGGATCATCTTCATCGCGAGCGGTTTGCCGACGATGCGCGTCAGCCGTTGCGTCGCGCCGTCGCCGGGCAGGATGCCGATCTTGATCTCCGGCTGGGCGAAGGTCGCGCTCTCGCCCGCCACCACGATGTCCGCGAGCATCACGAGTTCGTGGCCGCCCCCGAAGGCGTAGCCCTCCACCGCTGCGACCACCGGCTTCGGAAAGGCCGTGATCGCGTCCCAGGCGGCGCGTCGCGTCGCGTTGTCGATGGCCTCGAACCCCTGCGCGAGCATCTCCTTCAGGTCGGCGCCGGCCGAAAAGAACCGGTCCTGGCCGCACAACAGAACGCAGCGCACGTGGTCGTCCGCCGCAGCGTCGGCCAGCTTCGCGGCGAGATGGGAAATCAGAGCGTTGTTCAGGGCGTTTCGCTGGCGCGGCCGGTTCAGGCGGATGCGCAGGACGTACGGCTCAGGCGCATCGCAGACGGCGAGGTCGTCCGCGCCCCCCGCCGCCGTCGCATCGTTGGCCGACCGCTCATCCATGACCTTGCCCCTTGCAATTTCCTGAAATCGTTTTCTGAATAGCCTGAAATCGAACCACGATCGAGCCCAATCGATCGGCGCGAGCAGGGAGCCGCCTAGACATGAGCCACACCGATTTCGCCGCAGCGCTGGATCTTCTCGCCCGAAAGACCTTGGCCGACGAGGCGACGATCGGCGTGTCGTTTCCCTATGTCACCGGTCCCGACGGAGCTTGGCGCACGCTTCCCGCCTCCTGGTCGGCGGGCTACAGCGGCGCGGACTGGAGCCACGGAAACTGGTTCTGCGGCTTCTGGGTCGGCCTCCTTCTGGCCTCCTACCTGCAAACGCGGGACGAGCGCTTCGTCGAGTTCGCCCGCACGCGCATGCAACTCGTCGCGGAGCGCGCCGGCGACGGCAACACCCACGACATCGGCTTCATCTTTCTGTCGAGCGCGATGCCGCTCCATCACATCCTCGGCGACGAGGCGGCGGCGACCACCGCGCTGAAGGCCGCGGACCGGCTGCGGCGTCGGCTCATCGTCACGCACGACGGCGCCTACGTGTCCTCCTGGGGGCCTCTCTCCGACGCGCGCGGCCGCCGCGCCTCCGCCATCGACACCATGGCGAACCTGCCGTTGCTGTTCTGGGCGGCGCAGCACGCCTGCGACGGCAGCTTCCTGCTCGCCGGCGAGGCGCACGCCCTGAAGACGCGGGATGGGTTCATTCGCCCGGACGATTCCACCTACCACGCCGTCGAGTACGACGACGTTACCGGCGAGCGCGTGCGGGGCTACACCTTCCAGGGCTACGCCGACGAATCCTGCTGGCCGCGGGGGCAGGGCTGGGCGATCTACGGCTTCGTCGAGACCGCGCGCGCGACCGGCAAGTCCGAGCACATCGCCACGGCGGAGCGGCTGCTGGCCTATTATTTCCGGCGGGTGGACGACGGCCTCGTGCCGTTCTGGGACTTCGACGATCCCGCAATTCCGAACGCCCCGCGAGACTCGTCCGCCTCGGCCATCGTGGCGTCGGCGCTGCTCACCCTGGGCGCCATCCATCCCGATCAGGCGGCGGGCGAACGCTGGCGCGCGCTCGGCGAGCGAGTGCTCGCTGCGCTGTGCCGCGATTATCTCGCGACCGACGACGCCCATCGCGGGCTGTTGCGGCATGGTTGCTATTCGAAGCCGCACAACGACGGCGTCGACAGCGCGGTGATGTTCGGCGACTACTTCTTGGTCGAGGCCCTTTGCCTCGTCCTGCATCCTGGAGCCTTCCGCCCGCATCCGGATCGGCTCGCCGGCTGACTCAGTCGACCGCGGCGGCCTTTCGCGCCCTGGCCCCCGCGCGCGCGGCCCTCGCGGCGCGGGGCGACGCGGTCGAACCGCGCACGATCAGCCGGTAGGGCAGCGGGTCGAGCGGGGGGATCGCGAGTCCCATCACGGCGTTGACCAGATGGTCGGCCGCGGCGCGGCCGATCTCGGCGGCAGGGATGCTGATCGTCGTCAGCGAGGGCTCGCACTGCGACGAGAGCTCGATGTCGTCGAAGCCCGTCACCGAGAGCTCCAGCGGCACCTTCAGCCCCATGGCGCGCGCCTCGGCGAGCGCGCCGATCGCGAGCGTGTCGGTGGTGCAGACGAGGGCGGTGATCTCGGGCGCCGTCGTGACCAGGTGGCGCAGCGCCATCCGCCCCTGGGCGAGCGAGTGGTCGGCCCGCACCAGCCGCTCCGCCGGCAGCGCAAGGCCGGCGTCATCGAGCGCTTGCGTCACGCCGTCGAGGCGGGCGCGCGAGCGGTCGTTGGAGGCCGGCACGTTCGCCACCACGCCGAACTCGCGGTGGCCGAGCCCCATGAGATAACTCGTGAGGTCGTAGGTCGCCTTGCGGTTGTCGATGCCGATCGCCGGCACGCCCTCGCGCGCTGACGGCACGTAGGTCGTCACGTAGGGAACGTTGTGCTGCCGGAGCAGCGCATGGAGCTCCGGCGTCTGCGCGTCGCCCACCAGCACCACGCCGTCGACGCCCCGCTCGATCAGCGCCCGCGCCTCCTGCTGCTCGCGGCGGGTGTCGTACTGGGAATTCCCGATCAGCAGCGTGTAGCCATGCTCGCTCAGGCGGTTCTGCAGCGCCTCGACGCCTTCTGCGAAGATGCTGATGCCGAGCGTGGGCACGATCGCCCCGATGGTGTGCGTCCGCCGCGACTTCAGCGCGCGGGCGGCGCTGTCGCGTGTGTAGGCGAGATCGGAGATTGCGCGAGCGACCTTCTCGCGCAGCTCCGAGCGCACGATCTGCGGATGGTTCAGCGCGCGCGACACCGTCGCCGGCGACACGCCCGCCAGCCGCGCCACATCGGCGATCTTCACTTTGCCGTTCGGTCCGAGCAGGCCGGATCCGCCCTTCAGTCCCATGCCCACGCTGTCAGCGCCTCGAAATCTAGGATCAACTTCATATCACGCGGACCGAGCACCCTCAACAAACGGGTATTCTGTGCCCTTCTTCCGTATTGCTACATTTGTCGCCGCCGTTAACATTTGAAAAGCGACGCTTGACGAGGCTTTCGCGCTGACGATAAGCTTTCATGAAATCGGTTTCAAACCGAGGTCGAGAATGGGACGGCGGAAAGCGCCGTCCGAGGGAGCGAGACAGCGTGGATCATCTGAAGGGCGTCCGCGTCCTGAGCTTCAATCATTTCCTGATGGGTCCGGTCGGGGTGCAGTTCCTGGCCGATCTCGGCGCGGACGTGATCGCGGTCGAGCCTCCGGACGGGGCGTTCCAGCGCAAATGGGGCGGGGCGAACAAGCAGGTCGACGGCCAGACGATGCTGCTGCTGTCGGGAAACCGGAACAAGCGCAGCCTCGCGATTGATCTCAAGAGCCCCGAAGGCGTCGAGATCGCCCGAAAGCTGATCGCGACCAGCGACGTCGTGACGGAGAACTTCCGGCCCGGCGTGCTGGACAAGCTCGGGCTCGGCTACGAAGCCGCGAAAGCGATCAAGTCCGACATCATCTACGCCGCGGCGTCGGGCTTCGGTCCTGACGGGCCCTACGTCAACCGGCCGGGGCAGGATCTCATCATCCAGGCGCTGTCGGGCCTCGCCACGATCACCGGCACCAAGGAGCTCGGTCCCCGCGCCGTCGGCGTCTCGGTGGTCGACCATCACGGCGCGGCGCTGCTGGCGGCCGGCATCCTCGCCGCCCTGCTCAAGCGTGAGCGGACGGGCGTGGGCGGCCGGATCGACGTCAGCCTGCTGTCGGCGGCGATCGACCTGCAGCTCGAATCCTTCACCTGCTATCTCAACGGCGAAACGCCCGACGACGTGCGCCAGCCGGGCGCGATCGCCGGCTGGTACTACGGCGCGCCCTACGGGATCTATGAGACCAGCGACGGGCACATCGCGATTTCGCTCGGCACGATGGCGGCGATCAACGCGGCGCTCGACGTGCCGGAGGAGGAGCGCGTGTCGGACGCAGAGTCTTACGTCCGGCGCGAGGACGCCGCGGCCTCGATCGGCCGTGCGTTGAAAACCCGACCCACGGCCGAATGGAGCCGCATCCTCGATGCGGCGAACATCTGGCATTC is drawn from Methylopila sp. 73B and contains these coding sequences:
- a CDS encoding LacI family DNA-binding transcriptional regulator; this encodes MGLKGGSGLLGPNGKVKIADVARLAGVSPATVSRALNHPQIVRSELREKVARAISDLAYTRDSAARALKSRRTHTIGAIVPTLGISIFAEGVEALQNRLSEHGYTLLIGNSQYDTRREQQEARALIERGVDGVVLVGDAQTPELHALLRQHNVPYVTTYVPSAREGVPAIGIDNRKATYDLTSYLMGLGHREFGVVANVPASNDRSRARLDGVTQALDDAGLALPAERLVRADHSLAQGRMALRHLVTTAPEITALVCTTDTLAIGALAEARAMGLKVPLELSVTGFDDIELSSQCEPSLTTISIPAAEIGRAAADHLVNAVMGLAIPPLDPLPYRLIVRGSTASPRAARAARAGARARKAAAVD
- a CDS encoding CoA transferase, whose product is MDHLKGVRVLSFNHFLMGPVGVQFLADLGADVIAVEPPDGAFQRKWGGANKQVDGQTMLLLSGNRNKRSLAIDLKSPEGVEIARKLIATSDVVTENFRPGVLDKLGLGYEAAKAIKSDIIYAAASGFGPDGPYVNRPGQDLIIQALSGLATITGTKELGPRAVGVSVVDHHGAALLAAGILAALLKRERTGVGGRIDVSLLSAAIDLQLESFTCYLNGETPDDVRQPGAIAGWYYGAPYGIYETSDGHIAISLGTMAAINAALDVPEEERVSDAESYVRREDAAASIGRALKTRPTAEWSRILDAANIWHSAINDYADVVKDPQVLHNKNFSTIDGVTGTSITLVNHPVRYDGQAPEIRMPPQRLGAQTAEILTEIGYGQDQLAAMLASGVVMETAA
- a CDS encoding DMT family transporter, translating into MPIPLFPILLAVGAGASIVVQQFLNANLRNALNSAAWSGFASYFVGLLCMTILAAVLRDPLPSAAEAARIPWWAWSGGLFGATFIGLAIFLVPELGGATFFALLVTGQMFASVTLDHFGWLGVAERPIDLPRLAGVALLIAGVVLIRR
- a CDS encoding glycoside hydrolase family 88 protein, translated to MSHTDFAAALDLLARKTLADEATIGVSFPYVTGPDGAWRTLPASWSAGYSGADWSHGNWFCGFWVGLLLASYLQTRDERFVEFARTRMQLVAERAGDGNTHDIGFIFLSSAMPLHHILGDEAAATTALKAADRLRRRLIVTHDGAYVSSWGPLSDARGRRASAIDTMANLPLLFWAAQHACDGSFLLAGEAHALKTRDGFIRPDDSTYHAVEYDDVTGERVRGYTFQGYADESCWPRGQGWAIYGFVETARATGKSEHIATAERLLAYYFRRVDDGLVPFWDFDDPAIPNAPRDSSASAIVASALLTLGAIHPDQAAGERWRALGERVLAALCRDYLATDDAHRGLLRHGCYSKPHNDGVDSAVMFGDYFLVEALCLVLHPGAFRPHPDRLAG
- a CDS encoding chorismate mutase → MNRLAAVTLLVVGGLALAGGGGAFAQAGADTGSPAFWGKPTADGGTCCQTLGEVRANIDRIDAALIALMAERGAYVHEAARFKQNPEAVEDKARVEAIIRKVRTLATERRLNPDVAEQTYRAMIAKFTEDERRAAAEMMRDPAAQ
- a CDS encoding enoyl-CoA hydratase-related protein, with the translated sequence MDERSANDATAAGGADDLAVCDAPEPYVLRIRLNRPRQRNALNNALISHLAAKLADAAADDHVRCVLLCGQDRFFSAGADLKEMLAQGFEAIDNATRRAAWDAITAFPKPVVAAVEGYAFGGGHELVMLADIVVAGESATFAQPEIKIGILPGDGATQRLTRIVGKPLAMKMILTGEPIAAATALAVGLVSELAPDGGAEAAALAIAASIATRPPLSVQYAKRAVLAAYETPLSAGLQAERDAIRQAFETEDQKEGMRAFVEGRAPVFQGR